DNA from Corynebacterium stationis:
GGTTTTCCAACTGCCCCATGGTGGTAATGCCGTTGGTTTCTAGCAAATCAGAGAGCCAGCGGTAGTGCTCAGAACGCGAACGCGGGAAGCGGCCCGTAAGCAGCACCGCCAAAATGCCGGGGAGGGTTTCCGCGGAGATTTGGATATCAGAATCAGTGTGCTCATCAGGATCTTTGAGCGCTGCGATTTCATCGAATTGATTGTCCGCGAGTTCAATCAAGCCAGCGGCCAAAGTAAAGAGCCTATCGACCTGCGGTGGCTGGGCGCCGGGGCCTTGCTTATAGCGAATATCGTGCTCAAATTCGGCCCAGGCATGTTGCAAGACCGTGCGGATTTGCACCTCAAAGCGCATGCCGACGTAGTCAGCTAAATCTTCCATATCTTCGGTCACGCGCAGAACCAAGTGGTGGGAGCCGTAGCCAAAGCCGCCAGCGACACGAGTTTCAGCAGCTTTGTCCACGGATTTAATGACCTCAAAAGAATCCCCAAAAATAGTTAAGGCTTCAGGAATCATCGTGGAGTGAAAGACATTGACGCGCACGCCCACGATGTCGTGGATATCGTCCCATGGGTGTGGATAGACCACATCGCCGTTAGCATTGCGCTTTTTGGCCTTCGCCTTCAACGAGGGCCAAGTCTTGACGCGCGCCGCGACGCGGTCAAAAATCACACCGGCGTCATTGAGGAGGTCTTCGATGGCATCACGAAAATCGCGCGCGGCACGCGGATGCACGCGTACCCATTCGTGGTACTGATTGCTCAGTTTCGAGATGGGTGATTCGGCCATGATGAAAAGCGCTCCTTTGCCAGAAAGCTAAGTACGAAATTCCTGCGGGAATCCATGTGACCATAATAACGGGTAGGCACACGGGCTGGGCCATGACGCAGCGAATCCCGTCAATGCTTTAGGGGCTACATCAATAAAAGCCACGAGGGACTGGGAATCGGGCAAGAGATAGGTCAGTTGCTGGGCGCGCAGAATGCGCAAAAGATGATGGTGCAAGATAGTAAAAGTTTGCGGGTGCGCGAGCCACGCCTGTGCATCAGCGCCACGGACTTTAATTTCCACCCCAGCCGGCAGTCGCGGGCCAAAACGTGCGCTGACAGATCGGGTAGAAAATTCCAGACCGGCCGGAGTGCGGGCGGCGCGTTCTAAATTTAAAGCAGCTAAGTCCCATGCAGCCTGGATGCTCAGCCCTAAGCTATCGAGGCCACGCTGGCTAATCTTGCACCCGCCGGCCTGCAAGCCCACGCGCAGACCCGGCGATAGCGCCAACGTCGCAAGCGAGTCAGAAAACCCATCATCGGATAAAGGCCGCGACTTCACCCAAGACGTTGCGTGCAGGGCCGGAAAGATCTCCCGCACCGAAAACTGGGGCTGAGTCTGCGCTAGGGAGGGGAGAGGACGGGAAGCAAGATCAGTGAGCACGGCAGGGATTCTCCAAAATCTCAGAAAGGTTAGTACCTTTCTAGGACTGCGCGTGCTGCCCAAAGGTTCCGGGATAAAATCTTGAGGAATTTATCCCGGGAAGTACGTCGTTAAAACGGTGGTTCGGTTTCTAACTCTAAGACCTCAAAGAGCTTGGAAGCCGGCCATTTTTCAATGCCCTGGCCCTTCTCATTGAGCTCATCCGCACGCTTTTCCTTCGAAGTGGTCGTTGCCCATTCGCCGAGCACCAAAATGGTGGTCTTCTTAGTGACATTCTTGCCCACCTGGCCGCCGTGGTGCGCAATCCCGTTCCACAACACGCCCTTATCAAAAGGTTCAAAATCGCCGGTCAAAGTGACATGCTGGCCATACAAAGGCGAGTCCTTATCCGCATCAGGATTCGGGTCTGGAATGGTATCCGGGGTAGCCACGGACTCCCACGGGGCGGGGCGGCGCTGGCCCTTCTTCGCAGGCTCTTTCTTCTCCGCCGGCTCAGCCGAACCCCAGGGGTCGGATGAGGTGCGGTCACGGAAATCAGTACCCGCGCCCAAATCTTCAGGAGAAATTGGGGCGGTATCTTTCCGCAGCACCGGCATGATGTGCTCAGCCGACATGGTGCCCAGTTGGAAGCCCTGGGCATCGAATACGTCGCGGATGGTTTGCTCGCCAGCACCGTTCGCGAAAGCCGGCGCGAGGGCGGAGATGATGTGGCCGGCAGCGCGGGCATCGTCAAGCGCATCGTGGTGCTGGAAGCTGCCGAAGCCCACCGCCTTGGCCACGGTAGGCAACTTGTGGTTGGCGACCTTGAGCACTTTGCTTTTCGATGCATACCTCGCCAACGCCAAAGAACACGCCAAAGAAATCTGCGGTACGGGCATCTGGGTACGCAAGAATGCTGAGCGCAAAGCCGTGGAATCGAACTGCGCATTGTGCGCGACGAGGACATCGTCACGCAGGAAAGTCAGCAATTCACCGGCTGCTTCGGCAAAAGTTGGGGCGTCTTTGACATCGTCAGGCGTGATGCCGTGGATGGAGATGTTGACGTCTTCAAAGTGCTCAATCCCTGCGGGCGGTTGGCACAGCCACACTTTGGATTCTGTCTCTTCGCCATTGACAAAACGCACAGCGCCAATTTGGCAAATAGACGCCCAGTTGCCGTTTGCAGTCTCGACATCGACGGCGACAAAGTCCAAGCCTGGGGTAGAGGTGGCGGCAAGCTCACCTGCTGCGGGGCTGCTGTGGTCTTCGGTGATTTTTCCCGAGCGCACATCATTGATCCACTCCGCGCAGCCTTGGGCATCTTGATTTGGAGCAAAGGCGATTGCCCACTCTGCATTCTTAGTATCTGCAAAGCTGATGACAATTCGGCCCGAAGCGGCTGCGGTGGGCTGGACGGCATCGACAGCGTCGATATCTGCCAGGGCAATCTCACGGCGCAATTCGCCCGTTAGCGAGGCTGTTAGCTGCGAGGGAACATAGACCAGGTTGCCCTGGGAAATCGACAACGAAGCTCCGAGTGTTGAAACCGTCACGTTAGGTGCTCATGCCTTTCTGCGAATTTACTGCTGCTCTTCTGCTTCGTCTTCAGACTCTGCAGAAGGGGAGGGACTAAAAACCGGCGGCTCAGTCTGTTTCAAGACTAGAGTCGAACGGGGTTGAACTAAAAGCGTACCCTCTGCCTCTAAGATGGTGTCTTCTTTGGGGTACCCACCGCGGAAAGCAGTGTCGACCATCAATTGCCATTTCGCACCTAAATCTTGCCTAGGCAGTCGAAATTCAATAGCTTCATCATGCGCATTGAACATCATGATGAAAGAGTCATCTTTGATTTTCTGGCCCGCGGGGCCAGGTTCGGTAATGGCATTGCCGTTGAGGTAGACCATCAGGGCCTTGCCAAAATCATGATCCCAGTCATCTTGGTCCATCAATCTTCCCGAAGGCACGAGCCATGCAATGTCGCGGTCGCGAACATCGGCACCAAGCGGGCCGCCGGAGAAAAAGCGCTGGCGTCGAAAGACTGGGTGGTTGCGGCGAATCGCAATGACGCGCTTGGTAAAGGCATAAAGCTCGGAAGGCTTGTCCAATTCCAGTAGTGACCAGTCCATCCAGGCAGTTTCATTATCTTGGCAGTAGACATTGTTATTACCATTTTGTGTACGACCCATCTCATCGCCATGTGAAATCATGGGCGTGCCTTGAGAGAGTAGCAACGTGGTGAGGAAGTTGCGCTGCTGGCGACGGCGCAGGCGCAGAATATCTTCATCATCGGTAGAACCTTCCACGCCGTGGTTCCACGAGCGGTTATGCGATTCACCATCGCGCCCGTCTTCACCATTGGCCTCGTTGTGCTTTTCATTAAAAGAGACCAAGTCGCGCAGGGTGAAGCCGTCATGTGCAGTGATGAAGTTAATCGAGGCAGTCGGGCGACGGCCATTGTTGGCATATAGATCCGACGAACCGGTTAATCGCGATGCAAATTCACTAAGGGTTGCTGGTTCGCCGCGCCAGAAATCGCGCACCGTATCGCGGTACTTACCGTTCCACTCGCTCCAAATTGGCGGGAAGTTGCCCACCTGGTAGCCGTCATGGCCGATATCCCACGGCTCCGCGATGAGTTTAACCTGGCTAACCACGGGGTCTTGCTGGACAAGGTCAAAAAATGTCGCTAGCTTATCGACGTCATCCAGCTCACGCGCCAAAGTCGCTGCGAGGTCGAAGCGGAAACCGTCGACGTGCATTTCCGTAATCCAGTACCGCAAAGAGTCCATGATCAACTGCAAGGAGTGCGGATGGCGGACATTTAAAGAGTTGCCTGTGCCCGTGTAGTCCATGTACTGCGACTTATCTTCATCGACTAGCCGGTAGTAGGCGAGGTTGTCGATACCGCGGAAAGCGAT
Protein-coding regions in this window:
- a CDS encoding GTP pyrophosphokinase → MAESPISKLSNQYHEWVRVHPRAARDFRDAIEDLLNDAGVIFDRVAARVKTWPSLKAKAKKRNANGDVVYPHPWDDIHDIVGVRVNVFHSTMIPEALTIFGDSFEVIKSVDKAAETRVAGGFGYGSHHLVLRVTEDMEDLADYVGMRFEVQIRTVLQHAWAEFEHDIRYKQGPGAQPPQVDRLFTLAAGLIELADNQFDEIAALKDPDEHTDSDIQISAETLPGILAVLLTGRFPRSRSEHYRWLSDLLETNGITTMGQLENLLNEHDIQTVHDAMKYRFRPGQVRLIDDLLLNRFGESHIDATAETGTRSDRRQRLVSRLKALRSMRNKQ
- a CDS encoding exonuclease domain-containing protein, with protein sequence MTVSTLGASLSISQGNLVYVPSQLTASLTGELRREIALADIDAVDAVQPTAAASGRIVISFADTKNAEWAIAFAPNQDAQGCAEWINDVRSGKITEDHSSPAAGELAATSTPGLDFVAVDVETANGNWASICQIGAVRFVNGEETESKVWLCQPPAGIEHFEDVNISIHGITPDDVKDAPTFAEAAGELLTFLRDDVLVAHNAQFDSTALRSAFLRTQMPVPQISLACSLALARYASKSKVLKVANHKLPTVAKAVGFGSFQHHDALDDARAAGHIISALAPAFANGAGEQTIRDVFDAQGFQLGTMSAEHIMPVLRKDTAPISPEDLGAGTDFRDRTSSDPWGSAEPAEKKEPAKKGQRRPAPWESVATPDTIPDPNPDADKDSPLYGQHVTLTGDFEPFDKGVLWNGIAHHGGQVGKNVTKKTTILVLGEWATTTSKEKRADELNEKGQGIEKWPASKLFEVLELETEPPF
- the glgX gene encoding glycogen debranching protein GlgX; the encoded protein is MMASSSSITQPWPGTPYPLGSSFDGAGTNFAIFSDIAEKVELCLIEEDLSEVRIEMEEETAHVFHCYLPTVGPGQRYGYRIHGPYDPEQGLRCDPSKLLVDPYARAFEGDFDGDASLFSYDVHAEPAGTGRNEEDSLGHTMLSVVINPYFDWKGDRPPNTPETNSVIYETHVKGMTMTHPDVPEHLRGTYVGMAHPSIIKYFQDLGVTAVELLPVHQFLQDDRLRQLGLRNYWGYNTLGFFAPQQDYAADPTPGGAVAEFKAMVRAYHAAGIEIILDVVYNHTAEGNHLGPTIAFRGIDNLAYYRLVDEDKSQYMDYTGTGNSLNVRHPHSLQLIMDSLRYWITEMHVDGFRFDLAATLARELDDVDKLATFFDLVQQDPVVSQVKLIAEPWDIGHDGYQVGNFPPIWSEWNGKYRDTVRDFWRGEPATLSEFASRLTGSSDLYANNGRRPTASINFITAHDGFTLRDLVSFNEKHNEANGEDGRDGESHNRSWNHGVEGSTDDEDILRLRRRQQRNFLTTLLLSQGTPMISHGDEMGRTQNGNNNVYCQDNETAWMDWSLLELDKPSELYAFTKRVIAIRRNHPVFRRQRFFSGGPLGADVRDRDIAWLVPSGRLMDQDDWDHDFGKALMVYLNGNAITEPGPAGQKIKDDSFIMMFNAHDEAIEFRLPRQDLGAKWQLMVDTAFRGGYPKEDTILEAEGTLLVQPRSTLVLKQTEPPVFSPSPSAESEDEAEEQQ